The sequence below is a genomic window from Quadrisphaera setariae.
GGAGCCGACAGCCCGGCAGCCCGGTACACCGCCAGACCTCCGAGAGGACCGATCTCCGTGGACGACCTGACGCACCTCTTCGACCTGTCGGGCCAGGTGGCGCTCGTGACGGGTTCCTCGTCCGGGCTGGGCCAGGCCGCCGCCGAGGGGCTGGCGCTCGCCGGCGCGCACGTCGTGGTCCACGGGCGCCACGCCGAGCGCACCCGTGCCGTCGCCGAGGGGATCGCTGCGGCCGGAGGCTCCGCCAGCGCCGTCGTCGGCGACGCGTCTGACCCGGCGTGGGTGCGTGCTGCCGTGGACGGGGTCGTGGCCGAGCGCGGTCGGCTCGACGTCGTCATGGCCAACGCGGGGGTGGCGGGCGGGCCGAGCTACCGCACGGAGGAAGGGCGGATCGCCGCTGTCTCCGACGCCGAGTGGCAGTCGACCCTGGCGAACAACCTCACGTCGACGTTCAACACGCTGCGCGAGGCCTCGCGGGTCATGGGTGACGGCGGGCGGATCATCGTCACGTCTTCCACGGCGGGGCTCCGCTCGGACCCCTTCGTCGGGTACGGCTACACGGCCACCAAGGCGGCTCAGGTCAACCTCGTCCGCCAGCTGGCCCTCGAGCTCGCGCCCCGCGGCATCCGCGTCAACGCGCTGGCGCCGGGTCCCATCAAGGGCACGCGCATCGGCGGTGACGCCGTGCTGACCCCCGAGCTCGAGCAGCTGTGGGTCGACACCATCCCCCTCGGCCGGATGGGCCTGGCCGACGAGATCCGCGGGCCGGTGCTGTTCCTGGCCTCTGCGGCGTCGTCGTTCGTCACCGGTGCGGTGCTGCTGGTGGACGGCGGGGCTCTCGACCTCTCCCACGCCGCGTACTGATCGCGGCGGCAGGCTCCCGCGCACCGGCGTCCGGCCGTGGGTGGTGGGGGCCTGCGTCGCGCCCCCTCTCCGTGATCATGGGCCTCCCGAGCACCTCCACCTCGTGATCATGGGCGTCCCGAGCGCTGACGGCTCGTGCTCGTGGCGCTGCAGAGCCCGGAGGTGTTCGGGAAGTCCATGATCACGGACGGAGAGTGCTTCGGAAGCCCATGATCACGGGCGAGGTGGGGTCAGCGAGAGCGGTAGCTCTCCCGCGCGAACTGCACGAACGGCACCGGCGCCACGGTCGCGCGGACAGTCCGCTGCTCGTGCGGCTCCACCTGCGGCTTGGTCGAGTTCGGCGACTCGCCCCACAGGACCTCGACGCGGGTGCCCGGCTCGGCGTGCTCGGCGTCGACGACCGCCAGGCTCACGAACGCCCGCTCGTTGGCGAGGTACCCGCAGTCGAGGGAGAGGCCGACGGGGGCGCCGTCGCGGAGCACCGCGTCGACGTGGTGGGTGGCGTACCGCGCCTTCGGCAGCTCGACGTGCTTCGCGCCCGGTCCGGGGCGGAACAGCGACCCGATGGCGTCGGCGACGTCGCCGTCGTCCCAGACCAGCGTCACCTTCGTCCGGGTGGTGCTGGCCGCTCGGCGCTCCAGCGCCTCGCGGCCGATGAAGTCGTGGTCGAGCTTGACGCTGCGCCCGTAGCCGACCTCGAACGGGTCGAGGGAGTAGGCGGCCACGTCGTCGGAGGAGAAGCTGCCCCCGAGCGACCCGAGCTTCGCCGCGGGCAGCCACGCCCGGTACTCGGCCATGAGCGGGTGGTCGGAGAAGATCGCCGGGAACGGCGCCGGCACCCAGCCCGACTCGAGGTTCGACGTCGAGTACGCCTTCGCCCCGGCGCGCACCAGGCCGTGCGCCTCGCCGGCTCGCAGCAGTGCTGCGAGGACGGCCTCGCCGTCGGGCCAGGGTCCGAACAGCTCGAAGCCGGGCTGGCCGGCCATGCCGTGCCGCAGGGCGGTGACGCGGTGCCCGTCGATGGTCAGCTGCGTGGTGCCGAAGAACTTCACCTCGGGCACGGGGGCGCCGCTGGCGGCCTCCACCACGGCGAGCGCGGTGGGACCCTGCAGCTCGTAGCGGTACAGCGCCGGCGGGCCGGAGGTGCGCACGGCGGAGTTGTCATCGCGCCGGGTGGTGGCGTCGTAGCCCCCGCGCTCGAGGTGGAACTGGACCCAGTCGAGCACGAAGGGGTGCCCCACCAGGTCGTAGAGGTCTTCCTCGAGGTGGAAGAGGATGGCGTCGCCGATGAGCAGGCCCTCGGGGCTGACGGCGATGAACTGCTTGGCCTTCCCCACGCCGAAGCCGGTGAAGGAGTTGACGGCGAGGTCGCTGAGGAGGCGCTCCGCGTCGGGCCCCGAGATGAACAGGTCGGTCATGTGGTGCGACTGGTCGAGCAGCGCGCACGTGGTGGCCCAGGCGTGCTGCTCGGAGCGCCAGTTGGTGAACTCGGGCTGCACGGGGAAGGTGGTGGCGCGGCTCTGGAGGTCGCGCAGGAGGTGCACGGGGCTGCCGGTGCGGGCCAGAGCCGCCTCGACGGTCTCGGAGGTCTCGCGGGTCATGGTCGGCGTCCTTTCGTCGGTGGAGGGAGCCGTCCCAGGGGTGCTGCGGACGGTACGGAGCGGCGCCGCGCCCCGAGAACCCGCGGATGACGACGACGACGCGACGTGCTCGCCCGTCCCCACCGCGACGGATGACGCACGCGCGGAGGTGGTGCCGGGGCCTACGGTCGGCCGTGGGCGGCGCTGCCCCGGCGCCCGCTGGCGACCAGCTGCCGAGCAGCGCAGGAGAGGTGCACGCATGACGAGGACGGTCGTGGTCACGGACCCGCCGCGCGCCGACGTCGAGGACGCCGCCGGGCTGGGGCGCTTCGGCACGGCCACCGTGCACGAGGCGCAGGGGCGCCGCGGCTACCTCGGCCCGCAGCACCGCCCCGCGTGGCCGGGCGCCCGGATCGGCGGGACGGCCGTCACGGCTCTGTGCTGGCCCGGCGACAACCTCATGATCCACGTGGCCGTCGAGCAGTGCCGCGAGGGTGACGTGCTCGTGGTGGCCACCACCTCGCCGTCGGTCGACGGGCTCTTCGGCGAGCTGTTCGCCACCGCGCTGGCGCGGCGCGGCGTGCGGGGCGTGGTGCTCGACACCGGCGTCCGCGACGTCGCCGAGCTGCAGCAGATGGGCTTCCCCGCGTGGTCGCGCGCCGTCAGCGCCCAGGGCACGGTCAAGGCGACGCCCGGCTCGGTGAACGTGCCCGTCGTCCTCGGCGGGCAGGTCGTGCACCCCGGTGACGTGGTGGTCGGCGACGACGACGGCGTCGTCGTCGTCCCTCGCGGCGACGTGGCCGCCGTGCTCGCCGCGGCAGCGGCCCGCGAGGAGAAGGAGGCGACCAACCGCAGGGCCTTCCAGGAGGGACGTCTCGGCCTGGACGTCTACGGCATGCGCGGCAAGGTCGCCGACCTCGGGATCGAGTACGTCACCCACGACGAGTGGCTCCGGCAGCAGTGATCATCGACTGCCACGGGCACTTCACCACCGCCCCGCAGGCGCACGCGGACTGGCACGGGGAGCTGCTCCGGGCCTGCGAGGCGGGGGACCGGCCCGCGCCCTACCCGCACGTGCCCGACGACGACGTCCGCCGCGCCGTGGAGGGCAGCCAGCTGCGCCTCATGGACGAGCGCGGCGTCGACCTCACGCTCTTCTCGCCGCGCGCCTCGACGATGGGTCACCACCTCGGCGACGAGACCACCAGCCGCGCCTGGAGCGAGGTCTGCAACGACCTGGTCGCCCGCGTGGCCGCGATGTTCCCCGGGCGCTTCGCCGGGGTGTGCCAGCTGCCGCAGTCGCCGGCCTCGCCCCCGTCGGCCTCGGTGGCCGAGCTGCGGCGCTGCGTGGAGGAGCTGGGCTTCGTCGGCGCGAACCTCAACCCCGACCCCAGCGGCGGCGCGTGGACCTCGCCGCCGCTGGGCGACCGGTCCTGGTA
It includes:
- a CDS encoding aminomethyltransferase family protein; translation: MTRETSETVEAALARTGSPVHLLRDLQSRATTFPVQPEFTNWRSEQHAWATTCALLDQSHHMTDLFISGPDAERLLSDLAVNSFTGFGVGKAKQFIAVSPEGLLIGDAILFHLEEDLYDLVGHPFVLDWVQFHLERGGYDATTRRDDNSAVRTSGPPALYRYELQGPTALAVVEAASGAPVPEVKFFGTTQLTIDGHRVTALRHGMAGQPGFELFGPWPDGEAVLAALLRAGEAHGLVRAGAKAYSTSNLESGWVPAPFPAIFSDHPLMAEYRAWLPAAKLGSLGGSFSSDDVAAYSLDPFEVGYGRSVKLDHDFIGREALERRAASTTRTKVTLVWDDGDVADAIGSLFRPGPGAKHVELPKARYATHHVDAVLRDGAPVGLSLDCGYLANERAFVSLAVVDAEHAEPGTRVEVLWGESPNSTKPQVEPHEQRTVRATVAPVPFVQFARESYRSR
- a CDS encoding 4-carboxy-4-hydroxy-2-oxoadipate aldolase/oxaloacetate decarboxylase: MTRTVVVTDPPRADVEDAAGLGRFGTATVHEAQGRRGYLGPQHRPAWPGARIGGTAVTALCWPGDNLMIHVAVEQCREGDVLVVATTSPSVDGLFGELFATALARRGVRGVVLDTGVRDVAELQQMGFPAWSRAVSAQGTVKATPGSVNVPVVLGGQVVHPGDVVVGDDDGVVVVPRGDVAAVLAAAAAREEKEATNRRAFQEGRLGLDVYGMRGKVADLGIEYVTHDEWLRQQ
- a CDS encoding SDR family NAD(P)-dependent oxidoreductase, producing MDDLTHLFDLSGQVALVTGSSSGLGQAAAEGLALAGAHVVVHGRHAERTRAVAEGIAAAGGSASAVVGDASDPAWVRAAVDGVVAERGRLDVVMANAGVAGGPSYRTEEGRIAAVSDAEWQSTLANNLTSTFNTLREASRVMGDGGRIIVTSSTAGLRSDPFVGYGYTATKAAQVNLVRQLALELAPRGIRVNALAPGPIKGTRIGGDAVLTPELEQLWVDTIPLGRMGLADEIRGPVLFLASAASSFVTGAVLLVDGGALDLSHAAY